The bacterium DNA window CGGTCCTTTGAGGAGCTGGGTCTGCCGGAGGTGATGCGCGACCTTGCGGACCGTGACCGTGGCTTGGTGCTCTTGACCGGTCCGACGGGTTCCGGCAAGACGACCACGTTGGCCACGATGGTGGACTGGATTAATGAGTATAAAGAGCTGCACATCATCACGATCGAAGACCCGGTCGAGTTCTTCCACGATTCGAAGAACTGCATGATGAACCAGCGCGAGTTGGGGGCGAACACGCACAGCTTCGCCAACGCCTTGCGCGCCGCCTTACGTGAAGACCCGGACGTGATTCTGGTCGGCGAAATGCGCGACCTTGAGACGATCTCGTTGGCTCTGACAGCCGCTGAGACGGGTCACTTGGTCTTTGCGACCCTGCACACGTCGAGCGCTGCCAAGACAATTGACCGTATTATTGACATTTTCCCGGCCGCCCAAAAGACTCAGGTCCGCTCAATGCTGGCCGAGTCGCTGGAAGCCGTGGTGGCACAGAAACTGCTTCCCAAGAAGGATGGGGCGGGCCGAATAGTGGCATCGGAAATCATGGTCGCCACGACCGCGGTCCGGAACCTGATCCGCGAAGATAAGATTTATCAAATCCCCTCAGTCATCCAGTCGGGTGGCAAGTCGGGTATGCAAAGCCTCGATCAGGACCTGATGCGCCTTCTGCATAAGGGTCTGATCAGTCGCGAGACCGCTGCGCACGTGGCCGAGAATCCCAAGTTGTTCGAGGTCAATCTCTCGGAGTAATCCGGGGGGTGGTCCTTGGACCACTGGAATCAAACATTGAGGCCACACATGAGCAGACGCATTCGCAAATGGGAGCGCGGCGCAGCCGACTTGGTCACGATCGCGGTCGGACTTACGATCGTGGCAATCACGGCGATTGGGACCTCCTATTCCCTCCTGTACGGGCGACAAGCCTTAATCCAGCAGGAACACTACAAGACGGCCCTCTATAAGCTGCGTGGCTTCATGGAGGAGCAGGTCGCTCGCTACCGCTTCTCGGCGTACTACCGCTCCAATTTCAATTGGTGGGGGACGCGCCAGGAAGTGGAAGTTGACCTTGACACGCCCACGGATCGTAACGGCGAAATGCAAATGACCACGGCTATTCTGTCGCGTGGTGCCATTGCTTTCGAGGATGACTTGTTGACCGGCGAATCGCCGGACTACTTTGTCATCACCGCGCACGCGAACTGGCAAGAGCCGGTCGCTGCGGGAATGCTAAGTGCCCAACCGGGGAGCGATACGGAAGGACCGGATCGCGAGATTACCCTGGTGCAGTATTTCAAGATTCCGGGTTAAGGGGGCAACATGAAACGACTATCACGACTTCTCGCGCTTTCCGGTTTGACCGGACTGCGGCGTGCGACGGGTTTCACGCTCGTCTCGAATTTGGTCTCGGTGTTCGTAGGTGCCACGGTGCTGTTGGGCGGATGGGCGGCCTATCGCGATTTTTCCATGCAGTGGCGCGTCTCCAATGCCGAGCGGCAGATGGACCAGTATGCGCATTCCGCCATGACCGAGATGGTTAATATCCTGCAATGGTCGTGCGGGGCGCATACCCCGAATGTCAGCGGCGTTTCAAATCGCATGACGATTGCCATCGGCGACTTCGTCGGTGAGAACGGCGGCCTGTCGAGCACTAACATGAAGACCGGCCACTTCCCCTACTCGACTGACAATTACTTCACGGCCAGCCGGTTCATCAAGGGCCATTCGATGGATGGCGGGTTCATCAACCTGACCTATCATCAGGATCGCGGCATTCTGATCAACGGCTTGGAACCGGGCTGGGCCAAGAGTGACAATTTTGTCTGGCGCGGCCGTCCGCTGCGTTCGGGACGGGATGCTCTGGCCGCCTTTGACTCCCGCGACCGCATGCGGGTGACGGATTTTTCGGTGGACTTCCCGTTGATCTCGGATCCATATGCGGGCTACGAAGGTGACGGTGGTACGACCCTGCGCAGCTCGGTGATTCGGATCAAGATGGTCATGCAGTACCGCTATCGGATGGATGATTCGTTCGGTCTGTACGGCGAAGACTACGTTCGTGAGCGCGTCTACGAGACCAGCGTGAACTTCCTGAATCACGCGTTGGCCATTAACGGCAATCAGTACTTTCAGGAATTCACGGCGACCGGCGCAACGGGCTTCTAAACCCGCGTTTTACCGGAATCGCTTGTCGAACGACAGTATCTTTTAATCACGTTGGCTTTGGGCTGCCGCGCCGCATGCGCGGCGCGGCAGCCATAGTTTGGTCGTCTGTTGAGCACGCGCTGGGCGCGAGTCGCACGCTGGGTGGGACGGTTGCTTGGCACAAGGTTTTGCTGTATGGCTTCGACAGGAAGTCAAGCAGCGGGAGCTTTGCCACCATGGGCAGTCGGGCTTTCCGAAAGGCGAATTAGTCCTTCACAGATCAACAGGGAACGGATCATGAACAGGACCACACACCATCACGCATCTCGCCGCGATCGCGGCTACGTCCTTATTGCCATGATGGCGCTGATTGCAGCGCTGTTGGCAACGGGCGGTGCTTTCATGCAATGGGCTTCTGACGAGGCCTTGCAGGGCGAGACGTCGCGGGCCGGTATGCAGGCGTACTATGTGGCGCAGGCCGGCGTGATTGAAAAAGGTTTGACGTGGTTGTCTTCGCAGCAACAGGGGCTTCTGCCGAGCGGTGAAACGCGCTTGGGCAACGGCACTGTTCCGGGTATCGGCCGCTACTTTGACGTTCGCGTCTATCCCGTCTTCGGGTCCCGCGACGACAATACGAACTTCAGCTATGACGAGAAGTTCCGTATTACAGCCTACGGCGAAGTTCCGACGCCATATGACGGGATCGAGGACCGCAAGGTGGTGCGCAAGGCCATTTTGTACGTTCAGGTCCGCAGCTTCGTGGACTATATGTACCTGACGAACTGGGAAACGTCAGCCACCTTCCCCAACGATGTGATTCGCTTCTTCGGTCGCGACACGTTGTGGGGCCGGACGCACTCCAACGATTGGATTGCGACGCAGGGCGACGTCAACGGTTTGCCCGTATTCTACGACATCGTTTCAACGACCAAGCCGAGCTTCCGTCCGGGTTCTCCGAATCCTGCGGGCCAATTCCTCGGCGGCCCGCCGCGATTCAACGAACCGCCGGTGCTGTTGCCCGAGCTGGCCGAACCGATTCGCGAGAACGCCGACTATTTCCTCGAGGCCGAGGGCCACGAGTGGTACTGCTCGATCAATGGAACGCAAGCGACGTTCTATCATTGGCCGGAGGGTACTGAGCTTGACACCAACAATGCGCAAAGCGTTGTCGTGAACTGCAGCCCGAAGGTTTGCGTGTTTGTGGACGGCAAGATGGAGATGCGCGGCGTATTGAGTGGCCAGGGCTGTCGCCTGACCGTTGGCTGTTCGGGCGACATTCGCCTGATTGACAACGTGATGATTCAGGGCACGAATATGGTTTCGGGCGCACTACCTCCGAACTGTACGAGCATCTTGGGCATTGTCAGCGAAGGCTGGATCTGGATCGGCAATACGTGGAAGAACGGCCGCGAAGGTTGTTCGGGTCCCGGTGGCTTGCAGGACCGGTGCCATATTGTGATTACGGCGGCGCTCGTTTCTTTGCGCGGCAGCTTCCAGCTTGAGCAAATGAACGACACGTTCGATCCTTACAATAGTCCGATCACGCCCGATGAGCGTGGCAACATCGTCATGACCGGTTCGATCACGCAATGGCGTCGTGGCTATGTGCACCGTTCTAATCTGGGCGGCACGGGCTACAACAAGGTTTATAAGTACGACCAACGATTCCGGACGATGCGTCCGCCGTGCTTCCTCGGTGCGGTAGACGATGAAGGCCGGGTGTTCTTCAACATCGTGCAGTGGGGCCAGGCGGCAGAAGATGTCGTGGACGTGGCGGCCCAGCGGCGCGTTCGTTACAACTAACGGCTTACATGCCGAGTCTGAGGTCCAGTTTGACTGGCGCCCAGATGCAATCCGTTCCCTCAATATGCGCGGTCGTGGTCTGCGGGCATTGCTGCCCGCAGACCCGTCCGTTTCACGCCGCGGCCCTTCCTTCCTCCGTTTCTGCCGCAGCTTCGCCCGACATCTTAGGTGCAGAATTCCGCTTGAAATCCTCTCTGTCTTGGAGTTTTCGTGTTAGGTTTTAAGTCAAATGTTCGCGTGGGACTCGATATCGGCTCGCACGCGATCCAATTGGTCGTGGCCGAAAAACACGGCGACCGCAGCCGTCTCATCGGCGCGTGGTCGCGCGACATCTACACGGCGTCCAATGATCGTTATGATCTGGACGGTCCGAAGAAGATGCAAATCGTGCCGATCGTTCTGGACATGTTCCGCGAAGCCGGGGTTCGTCCCAAACGCGTCGCGCATTTGGGCTCATGCCTATCGGGCCTGAACATGGCCACCAAGGAGATTCGCTCCTTACAGATGCCCGATGACGAAATGGCCAGTTCACTGACGCAGGAAGGCCGCAAGCATCTGCCGCTCGACGGATCAGAGCTTGTAGTGGACTACCAGATTCTCGGGGATGACACACGCGAGGCCGACAAAGTCCGCGTGCTGTTGGCCGTCACGACCAAGCGCACGCTCGACGCGCACTTGGACGTGCTGCGCGAGCTGGAATTGAAGCCGGGCGTTGTGGACCTCGAACCGCTGGCGTGCGTGAATGCTTACATGGTCACAGGCGAACTGCCGGACGAAGGCGTGGTCTGCTTCCTGAATATCGGCGCGCGCCGCACGAATCTCGTGATCGTGGGCCGCAAGGATATGTACTTCAGCCGCGACCTGCCGGTTGCCGGTTGGAGTTTCACGGAGGACTTGATGACGCGTTTGAACGCGACGTTCGCACAGGCGGAGGAGATCAAGCACCGTCAAGGCCTGACAGCCAAGGACTTGAAGCCGATGGCTGGCACGGAAGGCATGACCGTCGCGTCGAGCCTTGCGCTGTCAGACAAGTCGCCGCTCGACAAACTCTACGATGAAATTAATCGCTCGATTCGCTACTACGTCAAAGAGACGGGTCAGAGCGGTATCATGAAGTTCGTTCTGTTCGGTGGTTCGGCGGCGTCGCAGGAACTGTGCGACTACCTGGCGAACCGTTTCAGCGTTCCCGTGGACGCGCACGATCCGTTTAAGGCACTGGAAGGACACGCGGACGTGCGGAATCGCCCGCAATTCGCGGCGGCGGTCGGACTGGCCCTGCGCGCGCAGGCCATCTACTAAACAACTGCAGCAAGGCACTGACCAACACGATGGTACGACTTTTTACAATCAATCTGAACAAGGGCGAAGGCGAACTCGTCCTGCGGCAACGCAAGAAAGAGCGGCGCAGTCTGCTCTTGTTGGGTCTGCTCGGCCTCTTGTTCGCGGTGCTCGGCGGTATCACGTGGGCGCAGAACGAAGCTGTTGACGACGTGATCAAGTCGCGTCAGGAAAAGCTCGCCCGCATCAAGTTTGAGCTTGACAGTCTGAAACGCGAGGGCACGAACGTCTCCAAGGACGACGTGATGGCGCTGGCGAATCTCGAGACGGAACGCTTCTTATGGGCGCGCCGTCTGGAGGTTTTGGCCGAAGTGCTGCCTCCGGGTATGTCGGTCACGGGACTCGAGTTGCAGAACGCCCGCTTCTTCCTGCATTGTATAGCGCAGGTGGATTCTTCCGAGAAGGAATTCGATATCATTTCGCGTTTTGTTGATCTGCTCAAGACCACTCCTGATTTTCGTCAGGGGATGTTCGAGATCAAGTTTGACAAGTCATTGCGCAAGGTGGTCGAAGACCAGGACGTTCTGATGTTCTCGGTCGAGTGCGTGACGCGTGATCCTGAGCGCGGGAAGAAGAAGAAGTCCGGGACGCCGGCTGTGCCGATGCCGGGCAAGGGCGGGGCCCAGCGTAATCTGCCGAGCGGAGGAGCATAAGATGAGAAAAATTATTGTTGCACTGATTATGCTGCTTGTCGTCGCCGGTGGTTTCTACTACTACCTGCAGTTTACGTTCAAGGACAAGCCGACGATCGTGCGCGAACTTGACGAACAGATCAAGGTCGAGAATGAGAAGCTCATTGCCGCGCAGATTATTGCCAACGAGCTGAAGCAAGTGACGCGGCTGATCGAGGGTAACCTGGCGCAGTCGCAGCGCGATTCGCTGGCCGAAGACGCCTCGTTGCCGTTCATGAACCAGTTGACCGATATTTTGCGGAATCATCAGATTGACCTCAAGTTGATCGAACCGGGCCGCCGCAAGAATCTGAACACGTACGTCGCGACGCCGTACACCGTAGAAGTGCTGACGAGCTACAGGTCGCTCGTGAGTTTCCTGAATGACGTGGAAAAGAGCAACCGTCTGGTGACCGTAGACAAGTTTGAATTGACGAGTCAGGTCAAGCAGGTGCAGGCTCAAGCGAAACAGGGGCTGACGGACAAGCGCCCCATGATGATCGAGCTGTCCACGTTAACTTTGATCAAGCAGAAATAAGCCGATAGGCAGTATACGATATGAACCAGCGAGTAAGCGTTCTGTGGGGTATTCTGTTGTCGTTGCTGATCGTGACGATGATTTGGATGGGCTGGCAGAACTATAAGATTTCGCAGCGCATTGAGGTAATGCGCAACAAGGCCATCGTGCTGGGCACCGATCAGCAGTTGGAAGAAACGGTCAACACGCTGGAGAAGGACCTTAACGACCGCATCGCGTATGAGACGAACGTGTCGCTTGACCCGTTCGACCTGACGCGTACGATTCAGTCGAAGGTGTTTCTCGCGAGCCTGGGTCTGCGCGAGACGGTGGAACAGCGTGGCCGGATGCGACTGTCCTGCACGGTCATGGGCGATTCACCGTCGGGAATCGTCAAGTTCATGGGCCGCAGCCATGTGCTGCGCATTGGCGACGAACTTAACGGTTTCCGCGTGGCGGCGATTAGCCCGGCGGAAATGGTGTTGAACAAGGGCGGTTCACGGCTGGTGCTGGTCAACGAATCGGCGCCGGATACGGAGCTGACCGAAGGCCGGACGTCAGTAGACGCGCCGAATTACTGAGCGCGCGCGGAATCGAGACACAAAGAATTTTTAGCAAATATAGCCGAGATAAAGGAACAGGCTTTTGAAACTGGCAATGCATCTCCGTAATTCTCTCGGGCGGACCGCAGGTTCGTTCGTGTGGCGCGGCGGTATCGTGTTCGTCGCGCTGCTTTCACTGCTAGTGGCTCAGCCCTCCGCGTATGCCCAGGGCGAAGACGCACTGCAAAAGTTGGTGACCATTGACGCCGACGATGCGTTCTTGCCGTCCGTGCTGTCCATTTTGGCGGCCGAAAGCGGTTTCAACATCGTAACCGGCCCGCAGGTAAATCAGGAAGAGCGAATTTCGATTCACTTGAAGGACACTCCCATCGAGCAGGCCATGAACCTTGTGGTTCGCGCGGCGGGGCTGTCTTACGAGATCGTCGGCAAGTCGTTCCTCGTGGCGCCTGCCAAGAATCTGGCGACTCAGGTCGGTTTGAATTCCTACGTGATAGACCTTCAGTATACGGACGCCGTGTCGGTCAAGGCCATGCTGGAGAATCTGGGCGCGGGAATTTCGATTGACAGCACGGGTAACAAGCTGCTGATCGTGTCGAGCCCGAAGGTGCTGGCCGACATTCATCGTATCATTGAAGCTGTGGACGTGCCGCCACTTCAGATTGTTCTCGAATGCCGCATGATCGAAGTGGCCGTGGATAACGAAGAAGTGTTGGGCATGGACTGGAATCGTCTGGCGTCAATCCAGACGGTGATCGCCGAGACTCCGGTGGACCAGTACGGCAACGCGGTGAACGAAGAAGGCACGCCCTCGCTGACGGGTATTGATCCTTCGGTCCGCGGCCGCCTCCCTGCGCAGATGCCGTTCTTCCCGCTCGAGACGCGTCGGCTCGGTTACTGGACGAAGCAGGCCACTGCATTCGAAGTTGCGCTGGACATGCTCCTCAAGAGCGGCCGCGCCGAAGTGCTGGCCAATACGTCCGTGGCGACCTTGAACAACAAAGAAGCCGCGATCCAGGTGGTTGATGAGATTCCCTACATTGCCCG harbors:
- a CDS encoding type IV pilus twitching motility protein PilT, with product MATAQFLNIFDLLRFAVDQGASDLHLSSGSVPMIRVHGRMRKLNLPRMEHAVLENIVQQVLTREQLERFIEMKEIDFSAKLEDIARFRVNVFQQINGYGAVFRTIPSEIRSFEELGLPEVMRDLADRDRGLVLLTGPTGSGKTTTLATMVDWINEYKELHIITIEDPVEFFHDSKNCMMNQRELGANTHSFANALRAALREDPDVILVGEMRDLETISLALTAAETGHLVFATLHTSSAAKTIDRIIDIFPAAQKTQVRSMLAESLEAVVAQKLLPKKDGAGRIVASEIMVATTAVRNLIREDKIYQIPSVIQSGGKSGMQSLDQDLMRLLHKGLISRETAAHVAENPKLFEVNLSE
- the pilM gene encoding type IV pilus assembly protein PilM gives rise to the protein MLGFKSNVRVGLDIGSHAIQLVVAEKHGDRSRLIGAWSRDIYTASNDRYDLDGPKKMQIVPIVLDMFREAGVRPKRVAHLGSCLSGLNMATKEIRSLQMPDDEMASSLTQEGRKHLPLDGSELVVDYQILGDDTREADKVRVLLAVTTKRTLDAHLDVLRELELKPGVVDLEPLACVNAYMVTGELPDEGVVCFLNIGARRTNLVIVGRKDMYFSRDLPVAGWSFTEDLMTRLNATFAQAEEIKHRQGLTAKDLKPMAGTEGMTVASSLALSDKSPLDKLYDEINRSIRYYVKETGQSGIMKFVLFGGSAASQELCDYLANRFSVPVDAHDPFKALEGHADVRNRPQFAAAVGLALRAQAIY
- the pilO gene encoding type 4a pilus biogenesis protein PilO, coding for MRKIIVALIMLLVVAGGFYYYLQFTFKDKPTIVRELDEQIKVENEKLIAAQIIANELKQVTRLIEGNLAQSQRDSLAEDASLPFMNQLTDILRNHQIDLKLIEPGRRKNLNTYVATPYTVEVLTSYRSLVSFLNDVEKSNRLVTVDKFELTSQVKQVQAQAKQGLTDKRPMMIELSTLTLIKQK